In Pseudobacter ginsenosidimutans, the following are encoded in one genomic region:
- a CDS encoding lipase family protein, producing the protein MKWYAQQLRAGFLLFSVLVCINSSIAQELRPGFDADEYLELLRITARQVDSATSASFPAPEQFKMEFRSKEGPLDNRWELWTNASRSTLVISIRGTTRKPISWVTNFYAAMIPAEGSLQLNDSTIFGYKLAADAKATVHVGWTIGLATMAPEMVAKIREYNSQYHTKQVIVTGHSQGGAIAFLTRSYLHYEQEAGRLPKDLVFKSYNGAAPKPGNLYYGYDYDYITRNGWGYTVVNALDWVPETPFSLQTLRDFNNLNPFTDVEKQLKKQSFIVRLYLKRVYGRMNRKSNKGQRVFTKYLGKDIGKQVKKALPQFKEPAYAPNMNFTRAGVPIVLQPDAEYLEKYPDSGNRIFIHHGLWPYYLLTQKIYGKIP; encoded by the coding sequence ATGAAATGGTACGCCCAACAATTGCGGGCAGGTTTCCTGCTCTTTTCGGTACTTGTTTGCATCAACTCCTCCATTGCCCAGGAACTCCGCCCGGGCTTCGATGCAGATGAATACCTCGAGCTGTTAAGGATCACGGCCAGGCAGGTAGATTCCGCGACCAGCGCCAGTTTTCCCGCGCCTGAGCAATTCAAAATGGAATTCCGCTCAAAGGAAGGTCCGCTGGACAATCGCTGGGAACTCTGGACCAATGCCTCCAGGTCCACCCTCGTGATCAGTATCCGCGGCACTACCCGCAAGCCCATCAGTTGGGTCACCAACTTCTACGCCGCCATGATCCCGGCCGAAGGCAGTCTCCAATTGAACGACAGCACCATTTTCGGTTATAAACTGGCAGCAGATGCCAAAGCCACTGTGCATGTGGGCTGGACCATCGGCCTGGCCACCATGGCCCCGGAGATGGTAGCAAAGATCAGGGAATATAACAGTCAGTATCATACGAAACAGGTGATCGTTACCGGTCATAGCCAGGGAGGCGCCATCGCCTTCCTTACCCGCTCCTACCTGCATTATGAGCAGGAAGCAGGCAGGCTCCCGAAGGACCTTGTATTCAAAAGCTACAATGGCGCTGCGCCCAAACCCGGTAATCTTTATTATGGTTATGATTATGACTATATCACCCGTAACGGTTGGGGATATACGGTAGTGAACGCGCTGGACTGGGTGCCTGAAACGCCTTTCTCCCTGCAAACACTGAGGGATTTCAATAACCTCAATCCTTTTACCGATGTTGAGAAGCAATTGAAGAAACAGAGTTTCATCGTTCGCCTCTATCTCAAACGCGTATACGGCCGCATGAACCGCAAAAGCAATAAAGGCCAGCGTGTGTTCACCAAATATCTTGGTAAAGATATCGGCAAACAGGTGAAGAAGGCCCTGCCACAATTCAAGGAACCGGCCTATGCCCCCAATATGAATTTCACAAGAGCCGGCGTTCCCATCGTTTTACAGCCCGATGCGGAATATCTTGAAAAGTATCCCGACAGTGGCAACCGCATCTTTATTCATCATGGCCTCTGGCCCTATTATCTTCTTACTCAGAAGATTTATGGAAAGATTCCGTAG
- a CDS encoding AsmA family protein gives MISKKILIIVVSLLTLTGVAFLVWSIYKKQFLRSKVTEAVAGESQGIYSIAFGKLDLDEVNGNLSVTDLQLRPDTVRYNELAQTDNAPGIVAHLSVPSLKVTGVKTPKALLNKEIEGRKVLIENPQIELYFTNKGKDSLQRVPDKELYEQLLGRLSRIAIDTVSIVNATVVTRNLSDGRKLMQFDSVQIDLFKVAVDSIHSKDTTRLLFAENASLLCRKISWKDKRGLYEFIISEVDFNTRGQRMDIARIAINPLLPEAKFLQQFKYANDRFDIEMKNIRMVNLSLPLLMKQSIAADSMIVGQSHFKIYRDISYPHDGRNRLEHLPHQDLMHLDVPLAIKEASFPSSFIEYKERNSQSEQSGKVQFYNVSVRISNLTNDTAILKSSPICKLRFNARFLNKASIETTISFYPLDPKGKFTIQGTLGSMPASAVNQLTVPMGLARIEKGTIRKLTFSFTGNDYRADGPVTILYDDLAVTLLKKDEEDKTLDKKKLASLMAKIVIKKANPGKDGEVRTARVHFERDTKRSFFHLLWKSIFTGVKENVGM, from the coding sequence ATGATCTCCAAAAAAATCCTCATCATCGTTGTATCCCTCCTTACCCTCACCGGTGTTGCCTTTTTGGTATGGAGCATTTACAAGAAGCAGTTCCTCCGGTCTAAAGTAACAGAAGCTGTAGCCGGGGAATCGCAGGGTATCTATTCCATCGCATTCGGTAAACTGGATCTCGACGAAGTGAATGGCAATCTCTCCGTTACCGATCTTCAATTACGGCCGGATACAGTCAGGTATAACGAGCTGGCACAAACGGACAATGCCCCGGGCATCGTGGCCCACCTGTCTGTACCTTCACTGAAAGTAACAGGTGTAAAAACGCCCAAAGCGCTTTTGAACAAGGAGATCGAAGGCAGGAAAGTATTGATAGAAAATCCTCAGATAGAATTATACTTCACCAATAAAGGGAAAGATTCGCTGCAACGCGTTCCTGATAAGGAGCTCTACGAGCAATTGCTGGGCAGGCTCTCCAGGATTGCCATCGATACGGTATCTATCGTGAATGCAACAGTTGTTACCCGCAATCTTTCAGATGGAAGGAAGCTGATGCAATTCGACAGTGTGCAGATCGATCTCTTCAAAGTGGCGGTAGACAGCATTCACAGCAAAGACACCACGCGCTTACTCTTTGCCGAGAATGCCAGCCTGCTTTGCCGGAAGATCAGTTGGAAAGACAAACGCGGATTGTACGAATTCATTATTTCAGAAGTGGATTTCAATACACGTGGTCAGCGAATGGATATTGCGCGGATAGCCATCAACCCTTTATTGCCAGAAGCCAAATTCCTTCAGCAGTTCAAATATGCGAACGACCGCTTTGACATAGAGATGAAGAATATCCGCATGGTGAACCTCAGCCTGCCTTTGCTGATGAAGCAATCGATCGCTGCTGATTCCATGATCGTTGGGCAGAGTCATTTCAAAATATACCGTGATATATCCTATCCCCACGATGGCCGCAACAGGCTGGAGCATTTGCCGCACCAGGATCTCATGCACCTCGATGTGCCGCTGGCCATCAAAGAAGCCAGCTTCCCTTCCAGCTTCATCGAGTACAAGGAAAGGAATAGCCAGAGCGAGCAAAGTGGAAAAGTGCAATTCTATAACGTCAGTGTGCGCATCTCCAACCTCACCAACGATACGGCCATCCTGAAATCATCGCCCATTTGCAAACTCCGGTTTAACGCAAGGTTCCTGAACAAGGCGTCCATCGAAACCACAATCAGTTTTTACCCGCTCGACCCCAAAGGTAAATTCACCATTCAGGGAACACTCGGTTCAATGCCGGCCAGTGCCGTGAACCAGCTCACCGTTCCCATGGGACTGGCAAGAATAGAAAAGGGCACAATCCGCAAACTGACATTCTCCTTCACCGGTAACGATTACCGGGCAGACGGACCCGTCACCATCCTCTACGATGATCTTGCTGTAACCCTCCTGAAAAAAGATGAAGAAGACAAAACCCTCGACAAGAAAAAACTCGCCAGCCTCATGGCTAAGATCGTGATCAAGAAAGCCAATCCCGGCAAAGACGGCGAAGTCCGCACTGCCCGGGTCCATTTTGAGCGGGACACCAAACGTTCATTTTTCCATCTCCTCTGGAAATCCATTTTCACCGGCGTAAAAGAAAATGTTGGAATGTAG
- a CDS encoding YciE/YciF ferroxidase family protein: protein MEKKKNSRSTTSSNGRAKQTTANKSSQNGKSRPGAASRGRSQSDVVEGGMDEMLDKLFTDQLKDIYYAEKLLTKALPKMAKAATTEELRNAIMEHHAETETHVERLEQVFEILGKRAQSKKCEAMDGLKKEADSIVEETEAGSLTRDVGIIMASQKVEHYEIASYGCLTKLARTFGMEEVASLLHQTLEEEKACDELLTSIAENNVNYEAGQEEEE, encoded by the coding sequence ATGGAAAAGAAAAAGAACTCACGCAGTACAACATCTTCCAATGGAAGAGCTAAACAAACCACAGCAAACAAATCATCACAGAACGGAAAATCCAGGCCCGGCGCAGCTTCCAGGGGTCGCTCACAGTCAGATGTAGTCGAAGGCGGCATGGATGAAATGCTGGACAAACTATTCACGGACCAGCTGAAAGACATTTACTATGCAGAGAAATTATTGACCAAAGCATTGCCCAAAATGGCCAAAGCCGCTACCACAGAAGAATTGAGGAATGCCATTATGGAACACCATGCAGAAACAGAAACGCATGTTGAAAGACTGGAACAGGTTTTTGAAATACTGGGCAAACGCGCACAATCGAAGAAATGTGAAGCGATGGATGGACTGAAAAAGGAAGCTGATTCTATCGTAGAAGAAACAGAAGCCGGTTCACTTACCCGCGACGTAGGCATCATCATGGCTTCTCAAAAAGTGGAACACTATGAGATCGCCAGCTATGGTTGCCTCACCAAACTGGCACGCACTTTCGGCATGGAAGAAGTGGCCTCCCTCCTGCACCAGACGCTGGAAGAAGAGAAAGCCTGCGATGAATTACTGACCAGCATTGCAGAGAACAACGTGAACTACGAAGCCGGACAGGAAGAAGAAGAGTAA
- a CDS encoding translocation/assembly module TamB domain-containing protein, which yields MNSPKPVFYWTKKIGRIVLKTILILLGVLLILIVLIQIEPVQNWAKGKATSWLSKKLNTKVEIDRLFIRFPSSVLLEKVYIEDQQKDTLLYTGQLRVNINMWKLLSSEVSVNEIYLKQVTANINRNLPDTIFNFQFIVDAFASKEPQPPTTDTSGMKFSLNHIMLEDIRARFVDAVSGNDMQVYFSQLETNIKTFDPSKSRYAVPLVILKGLDAKIHQRKALLEAEPEAEDIADAQTPPAFDIDVRKVMLENCNLDYGNDVSALYALLRLGKLNVDAEKIDLAKQRIELGKLQLLETTAALRLGKTEQAKVVTKETKQEAEAVSQSDWVFAVQDLDLNNNNIKFDNDQSPRTKQGMDYMHLDVRNFIFNARDVYYHTDSIAGTITKGSFTEKDFRLNQLRTSFAYTNHQAYLKDLLLETPGTRVERDIAIQYDSIGALSKDIGKMKLSMDVRDSRVLVRDVLTFAPMLSTTPGFTTPNATWYLSGKLNGAVNNLKIDALKIKGLSNTNADLSGTIKGLPDIKKLQANLNIRNISSSDKDILGILPPKTLPDNIKLPANMQLSGSFNGSYANMLTDLKLQTSSGDATVKGTIQHPDDENKLKYDVVVTTRSLNLQELLKQPDLGKVTLHFTAEGSGRNPKTMVAMIKGIVDSAGYKGYVYRNFTIDAGMDQQQFKVLAGIQNEPIHFNLDADGSLAGEWPAIKFNLMIDSLKPAGLNLTDRNIIYRGNLSGHFRSVNPDSLDGNLYVTRSLLVDSATRFSIDTISLAAAVTDTGQVIALNSSLINAKMYGRFKLTETGKIFQKTIDPYFDIIPDSVSLDTSYDFRIAASIANFNQWKILAPDLKQLDTVQLDGHFSGNGNIQARFTAPAVTYGANQVQGLVITAENRNNALQVRSSLSKFNMGNTLAIYNTNLDADLANNNIDFAVNTRDKGDTTNYHIEGLFALLPNNSYQFSLKPDSLLLNKEKWNITAGNKIIIDTNNIIAENFNLSQNGQSLQIATLQDQAGQPLDVSFSKFRIGTLLSFIKPDTAIADGELNGKVTLHNLTKDMTFVGDLTINNASVNKDTLGDLKVLVSNPQQNNYEADITLTGQGNDVNLKGNYLINPGADGSFKARLDLRTLQMKSIDGLTFGNLRNSSGTVTGGFDVSGTTSAPKIDGQLQFNKVRTMPAIMNSFVNIDLQKIVMNSDGILFDNFTITDSVNNKATLDGQVFTKDFTQYRFDLKFNADNFQALSTTKKDNDLYYGRLFFNSRLNITGTDLHPVVDGTLKVNEKTELTVILPQDDPAMQDRQGIVRFVDRDNMEQDTLFANAGFDSLNTAAIRDFDVNVNVTVDKNATFNLIIDEANGDLLKVKGEANLNTAIDPSGKITMTGTYELNEGSYDLSVNFLKRKFNIQKGSRITWQGDPTSATVDLTAIYIANTAPIDLVEKQLSSETDTKRNTYRQRLPFEVHLIMTGELLKPNLKFDIRLPDDKNYNVDKEIITASNTRLEQLRQEPSELNKQVFALLLLNHFIGDNPFSTGNSAMTAEGFARQSVSKLLSEQLNSLASNLIEGVDINFDLESSEDYTTGEKRNRTDLNVAVSKNLLNDRLTVTVGSNFALENPNANREATNLAENVQLDYKLSRDGRYALRAYRKNEYEGILEGYIIETGVGFVVTLDYNQFRQIFRSKKEKERLRLQREARRKANEEKVEKEREERLKEAREKAEQEQQKNNQPGEQ from the coding sequence GTGAATTCACCCAAACCTGTATTTTACTGGACGAAGAAGATTGGAAGGATCGTTCTGAAAACGATCCTGATACTGTTGGGTGTATTGCTCATCCTTATCGTGCTGATCCAGATAGAACCTGTTCAGAACTGGGCAAAGGGAAAAGCCACCAGCTGGCTTTCCAAAAAACTCAATACAAAAGTAGAGATAGACAGGCTCTTCATCCGGTTCCCTTCTTCCGTATTGCTGGAAAAAGTGTACATAGAAGACCAGCAGAAAGATACACTCCTGTATACCGGACAACTCCGTGTGAATATCAATATGTGGAAGCTGCTCAGCAGTGAAGTATCCGTGAACGAGATCTACCTGAAGCAGGTAACGGCCAATATCAACCGCAATCTGCCTGATACCATCTTCAATTTCCAGTTCATCGTGGATGCCTTCGCATCTAAGGAGCCGCAGCCTCCAACTACAGATACATCCGGCATGAAGTTCTCACTCAACCATATCATGCTGGAAGATATCCGCGCCAGATTTGTGGATGCCGTCAGTGGTAACGATATGCAGGTGTACTTCTCACAGCTGGAAACCAACATCAAAACGTTCGATCCTTCCAAAAGCAGGTATGCAGTACCGTTGGTAATCCTGAAAGGGCTGGACGCAAAGATCCACCAGCGTAAGGCTTTGCTGGAAGCGGAACCGGAGGCTGAAGATATCGCCGATGCACAAACGCCTCCTGCTTTCGATATAGATGTAAGAAAAGTTATGCTCGAGAACTGTAACCTGGATTACGGCAATGACGTATCGGCGCTTTACGCTCTTCTCCGCCTGGGCAAGCTCAATGTGGATGCGGAAAAGATCGATCTTGCCAAACAACGCATCGAACTCGGCAAACTGCAGTTGCTGGAAACCACCGCAGCCCTGCGGCTGGGGAAAACAGAACAGGCCAAAGTGGTAACGAAGGAAACAAAGCAGGAAGCTGAAGCGGTATCACAAAGCGATTGGGTCTTTGCCGTGCAGGACCTGGACCTGAACAATAACAATATCAAATTCGATAACGATCAAAGCCCGCGCACCAAACAGGGCATGGATTATATGCACCTTGACGTGCGGAACTTCATCTTCAACGCACGTGATGTTTATTATCACACAGATTCCATCGCCGGCACCATTACCAAAGGAAGTTTTACGGAAAAGGATTTTAGACTGAATCAACTCCGCACCAGCTTCGCCTATACTAACCATCAGGCCTACCTGAAAGACCTGCTGCTGGAAACACCCGGCACCAGGGTGGAGAGGGATATCGCCATTCAATATGATTCCATCGGCGCGTTAAGTAAAGACATCGGTAAAATGAAGCTGAGCATGGACGTTAGAGACAGCCGCGTTCTCGTGCGCGATGTACTCACATTCGCTCCCATGCTGAGCACCACTCCCGGCTTCACTACCCCCAATGCCACCTGGTATCTCAGCGGCAAACTGAACGGTGCCGTCAATAATCTGAAAATCGATGCACTGAAGATCAAAGGTCTCAGCAATACCAATGCAGACCTCAGTGGCACCATCAAAGGGCTGCCCGATATCAAAAAGCTCCAGGCCAACCTCAATATCCGCAATATCAGCAGCAGTGATAAAGACATCCTCGGCATCCTGCCGCCAAAGACATTGCCGGACAATATCAAACTGCCCGCCAATATGCAACTCAGCGGCAGTTTCAATGGCAGCTACGCCAACATGCTTACCGATCTTAAACTGCAAACTTCTTCCGGTGATGCCACTGTGAAAGGAACTATCCAGCACCCGGATGATGAGAACAAACTGAAATACGATGTGGTAGTTACCACCAGGTCATTGAACCTGCAGGAGCTGCTGAAACAACCCGATCTCGGCAAAGTGACATTACACTTCACTGCTGAAGGTTCCGGCAGGAATCCGAAAACAATGGTAGCGATGATCAAAGGCATTGTAGACAGCGCAGGATACAAAGGTTATGTATATCGCAACTTCACCATCGATGCAGGTATGGACCAGCAGCAATTCAAAGTACTGGCAGGAATTCAAAATGAGCCCATCCATTTCAATCTGGATGCCGATGGCAGCCTCGCCGGAGAATGGCCCGCCATCAAATTCAATTTGATGATCGATAGTCTTAAACCCGCCGGCCTCAACCTGACCGACAGGAATATCATCTATCGCGGCAATCTCAGTGGCCACTTCCGCTCCGTTAATCCCGACAGTCTCGATGGCAATCTCTACGTGACCAGATCATTATTGGTAGACAGCGCCACTCGATTCTCCATCGATACCATCAGTCTTGCTGCCGCCGTAACCGATACCGGCCAGGTGATTGCGCTCAACAGCTCGCTCATCAATGCAAAGATGTATGGCAGGTTCAAACTCACGGAAACAGGAAAGATCTTCCAGAAAACCATCGATCCTTATTTCGATATCATTCCGGACTCGGTGAGCCTGGATACCAGTTATGATTTCCGCATCGCGGCCAGCATCGCCAATTTCAATCAATGGAAGATACTGGCGCCCGATCTCAAACAACTTGATACAGTTCAGCTCGATGGACATTTCTCCGGTAACGGTAATATACAAGCGCGTTTCACTGCGCCGGCTGTTACCTATGGCGCCAACCAGGTGCAGGGGCTGGTGATCACAGCTGAAAACAGGAATAATGCACTGCAGGTGCGCAGCAGCCTGAGCAAATTCAATATGGGTAACACCCTTGCCATCTACAACACCAACCTGGATGCCGACCTCGCCAATAACAATATCGACTTCGCAGTCAATACGCGTGACAAAGGCGATACCACCAATTACCATATCGAAGGCTTGTTTGCACTGCTGCCCAATAACAGCTACCAGTTCTCGCTCAAACCGGATTCACTGCTGTTGAATAAAGAAAAATGGAATATCACGGCAGGCAACAAGATCATCATCGATACCAATAATATCATTGCAGAGAATTTCAACCTCAGCCAGAACGGACAAAGCCTGCAGATCGCCACGCTGCAGGACCAGGCCGGCCAGCCGCTGGACGTAAGTTTCTCGAAGTTCCGCATCGGCACCCTGCTCAGTTTCATCAAACCTGATACTGCCATCGCAGACGGAGAGCTGAATGGAAAGGTAACATTACACAACCTCACCAAAGACATGACCTTTGTGGGTGACCTCACCATCAACAATGCCAGCGTGAACAAAGACACACTCGGCGACCTCAAGGTACTGGTGAGCAATCCGCAGCAAAACAATTACGAAGCAGATATTACGCTTACTGGTCAGGGTAATGATGTAAACCTGAAAGGAAATTACCTTATCAATCCCGGCGCTGACGGCAGTTTCAAAGCAAGGCTGGACCTCCGCACCCTGCAAATGAAATCAATCGATGGCCTCACATTCGGCAACCTGCGCAATTCCTCCGGCACCGTTACCGGTGGATTTGATGTAAGCGGCACTACCAGTGCACCGAAAATAGATGGCCAGCTGCAGTTCAATAAAGTGCGCACCATGCCCGCCATCATGAACAGTTTTGTGAATATCGATCTGCAGAAGATCGTGATGAACAGCGATGGTATCCTTTTCGATAATTTCACTATTACCGATTCCGTGAACAACAAAGCCACACTGGATGGACAGGTGTTTACGAAAGACTTTACGCAATACCGCTTCGACCTCAAATTCAACGCCGATAATTTCCAGGCGCTGAGCACTACCAAAAAAGACAATGATCTTTACTATGGCAGGCTGTTCTTCAATAGTCGTCTCAATATCACCGGCACCGATCTGCACCCCGTGGTAGACGGCACACTCAAGGTAAACGAGAAAACTGAGCTCACCGTGATCCTGCCACAGGATGATCCCGCAATGCAGGACAGGCAGGGAATCGTTCGCTTTGTGGACCGCGATAATATGGAGCAGGACACGCTCTTCGCCAATGCCGGATTCGACAGTCTCAATACCGCCGCCATCCGCGATTTTGATGTGAACGTGAATGTAACGGTAGATAAGAACGCTACATTCAATCTCATCATCGATGAAGCCAATGGCGACCTGCTGAAAGTGAAAGGCGAAGCCAATCTCAATACCGCCATCGACCCCAGCGGCAAGATCACCATGACCGGCACCTACGAGCTCAATGAAGGCAGCTACGATCTCAGCGTGAACTTTCTCAAACGAAAATTCAATATCCAGAAAGGAAGCCGTATCACCTGGCAGGGCGATCCCACCAGCGCAACTGTTGACCTCACTGCCATTTACATTGCCAACACAGCGCCCATCGACCTGGTTGAAAAACAACTCAGTTCCGAAACAGATACCAAACGCAATACTTACCGGCAGCGACTTCCATTCGAAGTGCACCTGATCATGACCGGTGAACTGCTCAAACCCAATCTCAAATTCGATATCAGGTTACCGGATGATAAGAATTACAATGTGGACAAGGAGATCATCACCGCCTCCAATACCAGGCTGGAGCAACTGCGGCAGGAGCCTTCCGAACTCAACAAGCAGGTGTTTGCACTGCTCCTGCTCAACCATTTCATCGGCGACAATCCTTTCTCCACCGGCAACAGCGCCATGACGGCTGAAGGTTTCGCCCGCCAGAGCGTGAGCAAGCTGCTCTCCGAGCAACTGAACTCGCTTGCCTCCAACCTCATCGAAGGCGTTGATATCAATTTCGATCTTGAGTCTTCAGAAGATTATACCACCGGTGAAAAACGGAACAGAACAGACCTCAATGTAGCCGTGAGCAAGAACCTGCTCAATGATCGGCTGACCGTTACCGTTGGCAGCAATTTCGCATTGGAAAACCCCAATGCCAACCGCGAAGCCACCAACCTGGCAGAGAATGTGCAACTCGATTATAAACTGAGCCGCGATGGCCGGTATGCCCTCCGCGCCTATCGCAAGAATGAATATGAAGGCATCCTCGAAGGCTATATCATTGAAACAGGTGTAGGCTTTGTGGTCACACTCGATTATAACCAGTTCCGCCAGATATTCAGATCGAAAAAGGAAAAAGAAAGATTGAGACTGCAGCGCGAAGCCCGCAGGAAAGCCAATGAAGAAAAAGTGGAAAAAGAAAGAGAAGAAAGATTGAAGGAAGCCCGTGAAAAAGCAGAACAGGAACAACAAAAGAACAATCAACCAGGTGAACAATAG
- the tamL gene encoding translocation and assembly module lipoprotein TamL: MKKQNRNNKRTINQVNNRSFIQALAIVTLVTGMASCSNTKYLPAGESLYLGATVKVDGPTVNRKERKVLTSDLEALTRPRPNRKMLGMRIRLLAYNLAGNPKKETGLRGRLKYKFGEAPVVLSSVSMTRNAEILANTLDNRGYFRSTVTADTVVKRRKARVTYTVNAAPQYTINKVAFEVDSSSFIGSSILSTAPRSLLQPGRPFNLEMIKDERTRIDGVLKENGFYFFSPDFLLIDADSTIGDHKVNLFVTLKQATPQNAKELYTIKDIYLYTNYRLNVAGDDTSKKNAVFYNGFYVYDRQKRYKPKLFLQSMQFDQGDVYNRTDHNLSLNRLVTMGVFKFVKNRFEVADGPFSQLNAFYYLTPYPKKSLRMEVTGTTKSNNLAGGQLTLAWRNRNTFRAGELFTVSASGGAEVQYSAAQKGYNVYRAGLEASMSFPRFLIPFVQINKKGGFVPKTTVTLAYDILNKQKLYTMNSFRASYGYSWKESLKKEHTFNPIAVNYVQPVSVSAEYAAAADTNANLRKVIEKQFILGSNYNWTYNGLAEGGRNINALYFSGTVDLGGNLAGLIKGGGNPSNPSKIFGKEFSQFLKAEGDFRVYRRAGDNSTWANRVILGVGYPYGNSRELPYVKQFFIGGNNSLRAFRTRALGPGTYIGNDSLIADQSGDIKLELNTEFRTKIYSIFHAAAFIDAGNIWLYRDNPNKPGAAISKDWFKELAVGAGIGLRVDVSILILRLDVAFPLRKPWYPEKERWVIDQIQFGNGAWRRENLIYNIAIGYPF; encoded by the coding sequence GTGAAAAAGCAGAACAGGAACAACAAAAGAACAATCAACCAGGTGAACAATAGATCATTCATACAGGCCCTGGCCATTGTTACGCTGGTAACCGGAATGGCGAGCTGCAGCAATACAAAGTATTTGCCCGCAGGTGAAAGCCTGTACCTCGGCGCTACTGTAAAAGTGGACGGCCCCACCGTGAACAGGAAGGAAAGAAAAGTATTGACATCCGATCTTGAAGCGCTCACCCGCCCGCGGCCCAACCGAAAAATGCTCGGCATGCGCATCCGTCTCCTTGCTTACAACCTGGCAGGCAATCCCAAAAAAGAGACCGGCCTACGCGGCAGGCTGAAATACAAATTCGGGGAAGCGCCGGTAGTGCTCAGCAGTGTGAGCATGACCAGGAATGCCGAGATCCTCGCCAATACGCTCGACAACCGCGGCTATTTCCGCAGCACCGTAACGGCAGACACCGTTGTGAAACGCCGCAAAGCCCGGGTGACCTACACTGTTAATGCAGCACCGCAGTACACCATCAATAAAGTGGCATTTGAAGTGGACTCCAGTTCCTTTATCGGCAGTTCCATTCTCAGCACAGCACCCAGGAGCCTGTTGCAACCCGGCCGTCCCTTCAACCTGGAAATGATCAAGGATGAACGCACCCGCATCGATGGCGTTCTGAAAGAGAACGGCTTCTACTTTTTCAGCCCGGACTTCCTGCTGATAGACGCAGACAGTACCATCGGCGATCATAAGGTAAACCTCTTCGTAACGCTCAAACAGGCTACACCCCAAAACGCAAAAGAACTCTATACCATCAAGGATATTTATCTCTATACCAACTACCGTCTGAATGTGGCGGGTGATGATACCAGTAAGAAGAATGCTGTTTTCTACAATGGCTTCTATGTGTACGACCGGCAGAAAAGATACAAACCGAAGCTCTTCCTGCAGTCGATGCAATTTGATCAGGGCGATGTATACAATCGTACAGACCATAACCTTTCACTCAACAGGCTGGTAACAATGGGCGTGTTCAAGTTTGTGAAGAACCGTTTCGAAGTGGCCGATGGTCCATTCTCACAACTGAATGCCTTCTATTACCTTACCCCCTATCCGAAAAAATCTTTGCGAATGGAAGTGACCGGTACCACCAAGTCCAATAACCTGGCTGGTGGGCAGCTCACACTTGCCTGGCGCAACCGCAATACTTTCCGCGCCGGCGAGCTCTTCACTGTGAGCGCCTCCGGTGGTGCTGAAGTGCAGTACAGCGCTGCACAAAAAGGATACAATGTATACCGGGCAGGCCTGGAAGCCAGCATGTCGTTCCCCAGGTTCCTCATTCCATTTGTACAGATCAACAAGAAAGGCGGCTTCGTTCCCAAAACAACCGTCACACTGGCTTACGATATCCTCAATAAACAGAAACTGTATACAATGAATTCTTTCCGCGCTTCCTACGGTTATTCCTGGAAAGAATCGCTGAAAAAAGAACATACTTTCAATCCTATCGCAGTCAACTATGTTCAGCCGGTTTCCGTCAGCGCGGAATATGCAGCAGCAGCCGACACCAACGCGAACCTGAGAAAAGTGATTGAAAAGCAATTCATCCTTGGATCGAATTATAACTGGACATACAATGGGCTGGCTGAAGGAGGAAGGAATATCAATGCCCTTTACTTCAGCGGTACAGTTGATCTCGGTGGTAATCTTGCCGGACTCATCAAAGGAGGAGGCAATCCCTCCAATCCATCGAAGATCTTCGGCAAAGAATTCTCACAGTTCCTGAAAGCCGAAGGTGATTTCCGCGTATACCGCCGTGCAGGCGATAATTCCACCTGGGCCAACCGGGTCATCCTTGGCGTTGGCTATCCTTATGGCAATTCCAGGGAACTGCCTTATGTAAAACAATTCTTCATCGGCGGCAACAATAGTCTCCGCGCCTTCCGCACACGGGCACTCGGACCCGGGACTTATATCGGGAATGATTCACTCATCGCAGATCAGAGCGGCGATATAAAACTGGAATTGAATACAGAATTCAGAACAAAGATCTACAGCATCTTCCATGCAGCTGCGTTTATTGATGCAGGTAATATCTGGTTGTACCGGGATAATCCCAATAAGCCTGGCGCCGCCATCTCGAAGGACTGGTTCAAGGAATTGGCTGTAGGAGCCGGTATCGGCCTGCGTGTGGACGTGAGCATCCTTATTCTCCGCCTCGATGTGGCTTTCCCGCTGCGCAAGCCATGGTATCCGGAAAAGGAAAGATGGGTGATAGATCAGATACAATTTGGTAATGGGGCGTGGAGAAGAGAAAATCTCATCTATAATATTGCAATAGGTTATCCATTCTAG